The DNA sequence GATGAAACCGTTTATCTCTCTTCTGGGAGTCATCCTGCTGGCTTTGATAGTTTCTGCCCAGCCCTACCGGTGTGACTGGCAGGTGGTGGCAGCAGGTGGCGGTATACTTGCCGGTGATTACCGCTGTGGTGCCACCATCGGTCAGACTGCAACCGGCAGGATGAGCGGAACCAACCTGCTGGCGCTCATCGGCTTCTGGCAGCCGGAGCCGGCAGTCGGGCTGGAGGAAAGACAGCAGTTTGACCAGTAGGCGGTGTCGCCGCTGGTGACCCGGCTTTACCAGCCCGCACCCAACCCGTTTCTCCGCCGGACGGTCGTCTGCTACTCGCTGGCACAGGCGGGTCCGGTCAGTCTGCAGATCCTTGACCTTTCCGGCAGAGTGGTGCGGACACTGGTGAACGCAATCCAGAAGCCGGGTGTTTACCGTCTGGTCTGGGATGGACAGGACGGTTCAGGCAGAGCGCTTGCCGGCGGGGTCTACTTCTGCCAGTTCTGTGCCGGTGCTCACCGCCAGACGGTGAAACTGCTCTTCGGACGCTGAGACTGAGTCAGAAGCTCAAGCGGGGCGGGGAGAACCCGTCCCGCTTTTTTATAAATACTTAAAAGGTGAATTTTAATACTAAGTTGATTTTCTGCAATGACTTAGGGGCTAGCCCCGGGCATGCCCCTCAGCGGCTGGGGAGAGGGGATCCGGCTGAAAATCTGGTATGAGGTACTGTCGAGATTGCCGGTCCAAAGCAGGGATATCAGCGGGCAGAGATGCCGGCACGCTGTGCCGATTTGACGAGGATGTCATATTCAATATTGACCTTTGACCCCGGACGCAGGTGCTTCAGGGTGGTGTTTTCCCAGGTGTGGGTGATGATGCTCGCGGTGAATTCGTTCTGCCGGCAGTGCTGGATCGTCAGGCTGACCCCGTCAACCGCAATTGAGCCCTTTTCCACCAGATACCGGCGGTTTTCGGGCCGGACCGCAATCACCAGCCGGATGGCACCGGTGCCACGCTGAACGGACTTTACCCTTGCGACTTCGTCAATATGGCCAAGCAGGATATGACCGCCGAGCCGGTCGCCAGCCTTAAGCGCCCGCTCCAGGTTGACCTGCGCTCCAGTCCGCAGACTGCCCAGTGTGGTCTGGCTGAGTGTCGGAGCGGTCGCCTCGGTTTCAAAACCGGTTGCCGTTACTCTGGTTACGGTGAGGCAGCAGCCGTTGACCGCAACACTTTCACCCGGTTTGAGTTCGGCGGCAAAGGGTGCAGTGATCTCAAGATAACGGCGGGCACCGGCAGCGGTAATCCGGCGGACCTTACCCTGCGCCTCAACTAAACCGGTAAACATAACCCTCGGTAAGGATGTCATCACCCAGTTCAACATGGCGGACATCGCGCAGGGTGATGGCAGTATTCAGGCTGCGCGGTCTGAGCCCGGCGCTGAACAGTTTTCCCGGTCCAAGTATCCTCGGTGCCTGAAAGATATACGCCTTGTCCACAACCCCGGCCTCCAGGGCAGAGGAGGCGACGGTCGCTCCCCCTTCAATCAGGACCGAGGCGATCTGCCGGTGGTAAAGCTCATTTAATATGTCCTGCCAGTTCAGCCGGTTCCGGCGGTCGAGCCGGACCCGGACAACCTCCGCACCTTTGCCTTCGAGCATCCGGATCCGGTTCTGCTGCCGGCAGGCAGTGAAGACCAGCACCGGTCCGGGTTCGGCAAAGAGCCGACTGTCAGGCGGAATCCGGAGGCTGGAGTCCAGAACGATCCGGTGGAGCCGTTTTTCGCCGTTCAGCCGGCAGGTGAGGCGCGGATTGTCCTTGATTACCGTATTGACCCCGACCAGGACCGCATCTGCCATCAGGCGCAGAAACTGCCCCACCGCCCGCGCCCGTTCGCCGGTGATCCACTGCGATTCGCCTTCATCGGTTGCCATCATGCCGTCCAGGGTCGCTGCCACCTTGAGCATGACGAAGGGGCGGTGTTCGCTCATATAGGTGATATAGGCTTCGTTGAGCCGGCGTGCCGCCTTTGCCAGCAGTCCGACCTCAACCGTAATTCCCTGACGGCGCAGACAGCGGACACCGGCACCGTTGACCTTCGGGTTCGGGTCAAGCATGGCGGCAATCACTTTTCTGATGCCGGCACGGAGCAGGGCATCGGTGCAGGCAGGGGTTTTGCCCTCAAAACAGCAGGGTTCCATTGTAACATAGAGAGTTGCGCCTTTTGCCCTTGAGCCGGCAGCCCGCAGCGCTTCCACCTCCGCATGGGCAGAGCCGAACCGGCGGTGATAACCCCGGCCGACAATTTTACCCTCCTTTACCAGCACCGCACCGACCATCGGGTTGGGGGAGACCAGACCGCAGCCCTGAAACGCCAGCTCCAGCGCCTCAAGCATGAAACGGCGGTCGGCTTCAGTCCAGCGGGGCATAAACTTTACCGATAGTCAATCTGGAAGTCGTCGTATTCGTGCAGGTATTCGCCCCACTCCAACTTGACATTTTCCACAATCGCCCCCGGCGGTCCCTGATGCAGTTTTGCCACCAGTTTTTCCAGCTTTTCCCGTTCGCCTTCGGCATTGACCTCAACCCTGCCGTCAGGCAGGTTGCGCACCCGTCCGGTCAGACCGAGCGTCCGCGCCTCCTTCAGGACAAACATCCGGAAGAAGACCCCCTGAACCCTGCCGGCGACATAGGCGGAAAGTGAAGCCTTGTTTCCCGTTGCGCTCATGATTCAAGCATAGGTAAAAACTGCCGGTTGTCAATAAAGGGCAGTCCTGTTTTACCCGGAGGATTTTTCTGATAGAATATTCCTGTGAGCACGGGTAAGAACCGATGGTGGCGGCTGGTGGCGGTTTTGCTCCTGGTCATTGCCGGCAGTGTTCTGGTGATCCTGCCGCACTGGCTGCGGTTCGGCAGGAGAGCAGTAACACCGCTTGTGCTCCAGGGCAGGGGCAGACTGCCCGGCGGTCCGGCACCGGACACCCTGCTTCTGCTTTACCGGCTGTCACTGGTGTCGGATCCGGAGCTGGGTTCTGACATCTTCCGGCTCGGGCTGGTGGAGAGTCTGGATTTCGATACGCTGGGGAATGTCCGGGTGGTGCTGGGACTGACAACGCCCTACTGCCCGTTTATTGAGCCGCTGGGCAGGGCGGTGCTCGAGACGCTGGTGAATACACCCGGAATCAACGGTGTGACGGTCAGGGTTGACCCGCAAATCCGGGTGCGGCGATGAGTCCCGGGCTTTTCGTCCGGGCGGTAATGCTCGGTCTGTCTGCCGGCACATCCTGTCTCGGTTTCTGTCTGCCGGTGGTGCTGCCGGTGCTTGCCGGTTCGGACCGGGCCGGTTTTTATCCGGCAGCGGTCCGGCTGTTATCATTTCTGGCGGGCAGGCTGGTCGCCTATCTCCTTTTCGGTATTCTTGCCGGTCTTGCCGGCGCCCGGCTGAGCGGACCTGTTTTCCTGCGGACAGCAGCACTGCCGGTTATCTATCTCCTGCTGGGCGGATTGATGATAATTTACGGCATTACCGTCTTTGATCCGTTCACCCGGCTCAGGTTCTGCCGGCTGATTCAGCCCCAGCTCAATTCGGGCCGGTTTCCTTTTCTCCTCGGGCTGCTGGCAGGGGCAAGTCCCTGTCCGCCGTTTCTGCTCGCACTGGCAACTGTTCTTGATTACGCCGGCGTGCTCAGCGGGGCGCTGTTCTTTCTGGTTTTCTTTCTGGCGACCTCGGTCTACTTTCTACCGCTGTTATTTGCCGGTTTTCTTGTCCGTTGGGATCCGCCCCGGAGCGCTGCCCGCATCGTGGCGGTGGTTACCGGATTTTACTTCGTGGTGCTCGCATTGCGCACACTGTTGAGCGTATTTTGAGTCCATTTCTCAGTTGCGTGAATTTATTTGACAAGAGAGAGAGAGAGTATAATTAAAATTAAGACGCAGCCGGATGCCAGCCCCGGCTGTGAAAGGAGATGCGATGTTTGCAAGCTGGAAGGCGCTGATTGTCGCAACGGCATTCAGCGTGACTGTCATCGGGATTGCGTTTGCTGATGACAATCCCGACTCCGAAGGGTTGTGGCTATTTACCATGCAAAATGGTATGTGTGCTAACCGATGCTCAGTTTTGTCGCCTATGTAAGCATCATTACGACCAATGAACCGGCAGCCCGCTATGCTGCGGGTTATACCGGACCCGGGGGATTGTGCGACTTTCCGCCTTATTACTGGAGATGCAAATTCAGCCGTTTTGGACCGAATGGCAGTTATTACATTCCGCGCGATTCCCGGTATCGCTGGCGGTTTTATGCCAAGCGGCAGGACCAGCTTACACAGCGATGGTATTACAGTGACTGGAGCAAAGAGATGGAATATTCTGAAGTCCGGCTGTTTGATGCTGATACTTTGAATATCTACCGCGACCGGCCGCCCGAGCCCATTCCGCCCTTCAGCTCTGAAGAGTAGACTAAGGGAAGATGCAGAGCAGGAAGTGGTGCGGACTGCTGATTGCAATCGGTTCTGCCGTGCTGCAACCTGCTCTGCATCCGGGTTATTATGTGTTTGCTCAGGTTTGGGTCCGAACCTATGACGGTCCTGCTAACGGGATGGATAACTGTTATTCCTTAGCTCTCGATTCCTCAGGCTGTCTATTGTTAACCGGTTATGTGACACTAGTTGATCAGGGAGAAACTGTTCCGGCTTACTGCACGATGAAATACACCGGTAGCGGTGAAAGGCAATGGGTGAAGTTTTTCCCCCGCGGGTTCGGATTGACGATTACAGCCGATTCTGAGGGTAATGCGATTGTTGCCGGCGACAGTTTCGTGCTCAAATATTCATCTGAAGGAGAACAGTTATGGGTTCGACATTGCGGTCCGGCTTTCTGGGGTAGTGACGTTGCCGTGGATACACGAAGAAACGTATATGTGACTGGTTATTATCTGGACACAAGGTATGCAATTACAATAAAATATGATGCCAATGGTAATGAGGAGTGGATACGGGTTGATTCTGCCGGAAACTGGTTTGTCAGCATGGCGGTTGATTCACTAAATAATGTTTACTGCGGAGGATACAGTTACGCCGATGGCAGATGGGCATATCGCATTGTAAAATATAAATCCAGTGGCGAGCGGGAATGGGGGATCAGCGAGGAGTTGTTGAACGGAGTAATAAATAAAGTAAGACTGAGTGACTGCAGTGATTTATATGTAGTCGGCAGTCTGCTGAATGAATCCGGTCCCTATGCAGCAGCCACGGTCAAGTATGACAGTAATGGTGTGAGACAATGGGTAAGATTTTTTGAGGGTCCGGGTTATGATGTGGGGCAGACACTGGCGGTTGACCGGAATGGCAACTGTTATGTCGCGATTGGGACTGCCGAAAGGCCGGGGATGGTCACCAATTTTGACATTGTGCTGGTGAAATATGCTGCCGATGGTACTGAAATATGGCAGCGGAGATATACTGGCTATGGGGGAGATGATTATCCGTTTGCGATCGGTGTCGATGCTCAGAAGAATATCTATGTCTGCGGATACAGCGATAGCCGCCGGAGCGACACGGTTCTGAGGAGCGACTATCTGTTGCTGAAATATGATTCTCTGGGGAATCTGCAGTGGGAGGCTCGTTATTACGAAGGTGAGAACTGGGGATGGGCATATGACCTTGAGATTGATCCGACTGAAAGTTGTGTATACACTGCCGGCTATGTAACCAAGAAGAAAAATGGCTGTTTTGATTATGACTGGTGCACAATTAAATATCTGGCTTCCGGACCCGGCATCACCGAAAACGAGCCGGTGGTAAACAGCACTCCGATCATGGTGGTTTCCAATCCAGCCCGTTCTTGCTTCCGGATTCGTTCCCGACTCGGACTTTCAAGTCTCGGGTTCTATGATATCACCGGCAGGCTGATTATGAGTTATCCGGTCAGAGGGCAGGTTGATCTGACCTGCTATTTAATCGGGGTTTGTCCGGGTGTTTATCTGATTAAAGGAGTTACCGCCGAAGGTGTATTGACCAGTAAGCTGATCGTCCGTTAATCCAGAATATACCTTGTCAATTATTTTCCTGCGGGTATAATGAACTTGTGAGTGTTGAACTGGCACCCTTGGCGGACCGGATGCGGCCCAAGGAGCTGGACAGCATTGTCGGACAGGAGCATCTGCTGGGCAGAGACAAGCCGTTCCGGCGGATGCTGGAGCGGGGCGAACTGCACTCGATGATCTTCTGGGGTCCGCCCGGTTCCGGGAAGACGACCCTCGCCCTGGCAATTGCCCAATACACGGCTGCGGACTTCATTCAGATTTCCGCCGTTTCCTCCGGTGTCGCCGATATCCGCAAGGCGGTCAAACGGGCACAGGACAACCGGCAGCTGTTCCGGCGCCGGACAATTCTCTTCATCGACGAGATTCACCGGTTCAACAAGGCACAGCAGGATGCGCTGTTGCCTTATGTCGAGTCCGGTGTGATTACGCTGATCGGTGCCACAACCGAGAACCCCTCATTTGAAGTGATTGCCCCGCTGCTTTCCCGGTGCCGGGTTTATGTGCTGAATCAGCTGCGCCCTGAGGAGCTGAAGGTGCTGATGCGCCGGGCGCTGGAGTCAGAGCAGGGGCTGGCAGGGCTCAAGCCCGAGGTCGGAGATGATGTCCTTGACTATTTTACCGTCATCGCTCAGGGTGATGCGCGGGTGGCGCTGACCGCACTGGAGCTGGCGGTGATCTCCACCGAGCCGGATGAAACCGGAAAGCGCAGGGTGACGTGGGAGCTGGCACAGGAGATCGTCCAGCGGAAGTTTCTGCTTTATGACAAGGGGGGAGAGGAGCATTACAACCTGATTTCCGCCCTGCACAAGTCGCTCCGGGATTCGGACCCGGACGGAGCGCTCTACTGGCTGGCACGGATGCTCGAGGCCGGCGAGGACCCGCTCTATATCGCCCGCCGACTGGTCAGGTTTGCCTCGGAAGACATCGGGCTGGCAGATCCGGATGCCCTGCTCGTTGCCAATGCCGCCAAGGAGGCGGTGGATTTTATCGGGATGCCGGAGGGTAATACCGCACTGGCGCAGGCGGTGATCTATCTGGCGCTGGCGCCGAAGTCCAATGCGGTCTATCAGGCATACCTGCGGGCAAAACAGGATGCACTCAACAGCCTCACCGAACCGGTTCCCCTGCATCTGCGCAATCCGGTGACCCCGCTGATGGAGAATCTGGGTTACGGCAAAGGATATAAGTATGCCCATGATTTTCCCGATGCCCGGGTGGAGCAGGAGCACCTGCCGGATTCACTCCGGGGCAGAAGATACTATTTTCCCACCGGCCGGGGATTTGAGGCGGAACTGAAAAAACGGCAGCGGCGGCCGGACCGGGAAGAAGGTACTGATTGACAGCTGGCAAAATATCCCGATAATTAGCTATCGGCACCAGAGAGGACTTTTATCTTACCAAGCTGGAATGGCTCGGACCGCTGCTTGTCCGGGGGCTGAAGCTGCTGACCTCAGTTGAGGCACTGGGACAGGAGTTTTCCTTTTCCCAGATGATGATCCTCCTGACCCTTTTGCGGCTGAACCGGACGAGTATGAACCAGCTTGTCCAGACACTGGGGCTCTCGCGGGCAAATGCGAGCGGTCTGGTGGACCGGCTGGTGAGAAAGGGGCTGATCGAGCGCCGGCGTTCCGAGCAGGACCGGCGGCTGGTGCTGATTCAGCTGACTTCAGAGGGACAGCGGTTGGCACACCACCTTGCCCGGCAGAACCGGCAGGGGCTGCGCCGGATGATGAAGCGGATTCCCGAAGCCGATCTCAAGGTGTTCATTCAGACCCTGGAGCAGCTGGCGCTCGGCCTGGCGGACGGCGACTGATCTTTTTTTCTTGACTGATAGTTAACATTATTTACAATTAACTATGTTTACATTTTATATTATTAACGGTAAACCGGGGGTAAACTGCTGATGCGGTGGCTGCCGAGGCTGGTATACCGGTATTCGGTCTGGATTACAGCCGGAGTCGGGCTACTGACGCTGGTGCTGGGCTATTTCCTCAAGGAGCTGAAGATTGATGCGGAAGTCACCAGGATGATGCCTGCCGGTGAGGCGGGAGTTGAGGTGCTGCGGGTGGTGGACCGGGAGTTTGGCGGTTCGGAGCAGGCAATTGTGGTTATTGAGTCCGAAAGTCTCTTCAGTCCGACGGTGCTTTCCGGTATCGAAAGACTGGTAGAACAACTGTCAGCCATTAGTACGGTCAATCAGGTGACCGCGCTGAATAATCTGCAGGATGTCCGCGGAAGCGGTGATGAGGTGGTGATATCCCGGCTGATTGATTCCATTCCGTCAACCCGGGCGGGTCTGGAGTCACTGCGTGCCCGGGTACTTGCTGACCGGCGTTACCGGGGCAGGCTGGTAGCAGAGGATGGGAAGGCAGCGCTGATTCTGGTCCGGCTCAGACCTGATGTGGACAAGGCGCAGGCGATCCGGCAGATTGAGACGGCAGTTAAACAGGCACACTTTCCGGGCCGGGTTTCCCTTGCGGGGTCACCGGCGCTGATGGAGTTTGTCCGGCGCTGGATGGTTGCTGATCTCTTGAAGCTGATTCCGCTGGTAGTGCTGGTGCTGCTCATGGTTCTGGGGGTGGCGAGCCGGACCTGGGGCGGAACACTGCTGCCACTGCTGGTCGTGCTGGTGGCGGTTGTCTGGACGATGGGGCTGGTCGGGCTGTTCCGCCAGCCGGTGACGATTGTAATGGTTGTGCTGCCACCGATTCTGCTTGCTGTCGGCAGCGCCTACGGGATTCACATTTTGGAACGCTGGCAGCAGGAGAGTCGCAATGGTCTGGACCGGCGGGAAGTGGTGGAGCGGGCGGTCGGCAGAACCGGGGTGCCGGTCTTCCTGGCGATGGTTACCACTGCTGCGGGATTTGCTGCCAACCTGGTGATGAAGGTAGTAGCAATCAGGGTCTTTGCTCTGTTTGCTGTTGTCGGGATTGCGGTTTCCTTTGTGCTGGCGGTCGTCTTTCTGCCGGCACTGCTGATGCTGCTGCCGGTGAAGCCGGCAAGAGTCCGGTCAGAAACTCCTTCCCGGTCAGCCCGATGGCTGGGTCAGTTTGCTCAACGGATTATCCGGTTCAGAACCACGGTGCTGATAATCGCAGTGTTTGTATTCGTGATCGCTCTGCTGTCCGGGAGCCGGGTCAGACCGGAGACCGATTTTGTCCGCTATTTCAAATCCGGTTCCGAACCTGCCCGGGCAGCAGAGATTGTCAACCGGCAGTTCGGTGGTGAACTGCAGTTTGAGATTCTGGTCGAGGGTGATATTCAGGACCCGGCGGTATTAAGCCAGATGGAAAAATTCAGCAGTGACCTGGAGCAGATTGAGCATATCACTCATATCAGCTCAATCGTTGAGGTGCTGAAATCAACCAACCGGGCATTCAATCAGAACCGGCAGGATGCTGAGGTGCTGCCTCAAAACCGGGATGAGGTTGCTCAGTATCTTCTCCTGCTTTCCTTTTCCGGTTCCGACTACCTTGCCAGTCTGGTGACCCCCGATTACCGGCTTGCCCGGATCACCGCCCAGTTCAACGAGCACAGCAGTGCGGAGCTGGGGAGGGCGATTAGAGAGATCCGAGCGCTGATCAGAAGGGATTTCGGTCCGGAGGTCCGGGTCCGGCTGGGCGGTGTACCGCTGGCGATCTATGCCCTGCATGAAGGGATCGCCACAAGCCAGCTCTGGAGCATCATTGCTGCCCTGCTGGCGGTTGTGGCGCTGGTCGCAGTGATGTTCCGTTCACTGAGGCTGGGTCTGGCTGCGGTCCTGCCGGTCGGCTTTACCTTGGCAATGGCGTTCGGGCTGATGGGGCTTTTCGGGATCAGGGTGGATGTGGTGTCCGCAATGCTCGGTTCGATTGCGGTGGGTATCGGGATTGATTATTCCTGCCATCTGATCGCCCGATTCCGTGAAGAGTCAGGAGAAAAGGATATCAGGTCACGACTGACCCGGACCGTGCAGGCGGTCGGACCACCGATTCTCACCAATGCACTCGCGGTCGGGCTGGGCTTTGCGGTGCTCGGCGGTTCGTCGCTGATGATTGTGCAGAAATTCGGACTGCTGATTGCCGGGGCGATGCTTTTTTCCGGATTTGCCGCACTGCTGCTCGTGCCGGCAGTGCTGGCAGGGGTTTTAAAGACAAACCAAGGAGATAAAAAATGAAAAGGATGCAAGCTCTCACTTTAATTCTACTGTGCCTCAGTGCCGTAGTAGCGGCAATGAGCGGCGATGAGGTGCTGAACCGGATGCGGCAGGCAACGACCGCCGCAGACCGCCGGATTGAGGCGGTAATGAGGATTACCGATAAGAACGGCCGGGTTCAGGAGCGGGTTCTGCGGATGGTGATGAAGGGTGATAATAAACTGCTGGTGCGGTTTCTTGAGCCGGCAGATTTGCGCGGGGTCAGCTTCATGAGCACATCTCCGGAAAATATGTGGGTTTATCTGCCATCACAGGGCAGGGTGCGCCGGATTTCCGGCAGTGCGGCTGAAGCCAGTTTCGGCGGTTCGGATTTCTCCTACCGGGAAATGGCAAACATCTCCTTCGGCTCCAGCCGGGTGCGGGGTGTGCCGGTTGAGACCGAGCTCAACGGTGTCCGGGCGTATCAGCTGCTGATTGATGACGGCGGGACCCAGAGCCGGCTCTGGGTGGAAAAGGAGCGGTTTCTGCCTCTGCAGGTAGAACAGCTGGACCGGGAGGGCGGGGTGCGCAAGCGCATCATCTTTGCCGAGTTCCAGCAGGAAAAAGGGGTCTGGATGCCCTGGCTCATCCGGCTGGAAAACAGGGCAAAGGGCAGTGTTACCGAACTGCGGCTGAGAGGTGCGGAACTGAACATCGGAATCCGGGACAGCTATTTTTCTGAGGAGAATATGAAGAAAGGAGGATGAGATGGCGGTCTGGGCATTGATTTTCAGTCTGCTGTCTGCGGGTCAGGTTCCGGTTCAGGGCGAGCTGTCCAGCCGGGCGCTTTTCCGGATCGAGGATCGCGACAGCTCCCGTTTCAGTTTCTTTAATACTGCCGGCAGTCTGGTTTTTACGCCGCTGGCAAATGAAAGGCTGGAAACAAAGCTCGGGTTCACAATCCGGGCACAGGGGTTTCCGCTGATAAACAGTGCGACCCAGCTCAGTGAGGCGGACATCGTTGAACCGGTGAGTGTGCTTCTTGATGAGGCATATGTCCGGTTTTACGACCTGGTGCCGGGTTTGAGTTTTACCGCAGGCAGACAGCGGGTGCACTGGGGCAGTGCGGATGTGATCAATCCGACCGACAACTTTACCACTCCGGACTATTCCGATCCGCTTGTCTGGGACCGCCGGCGACCGGTCTGGATGCTGCATCTGGGATATTCACCATTAAACGCACTGGGTATGGAGTTCGGTCTGAAACCGGTTTTCGAGCCTGCACTCAACCCGCCTGGTTCCTGGTATGATGCCAGGATTCTGCCGACCGCCCAGGAGTTGCGTTCCGCTCTGGTGGCACAGCTGATCGGCATGGGCTATGACCCGGTGCTTGCGGAGCAGATTGCGGGTCAGTTTGACATCCGCATCCGGGAGCTGATGAACCTGCCGGATCAGACACTGAAGGATCTCACCTGGGGTGGCAGGGTCAGGACCCATCTCGGCAGGTTTGATTTCTCGCTCAGCGGTCTGCGCGGATATGACTTTCTTCCTGAGGCACAGCCGGTTTTGACGACCGATTTTGCCCAGCAGCGACTGGATTTTGTGCTTAATGAGTTCTTTCCGCAGAAGACGGTTTTCGGTGCGGATCTGGCAACCGAGCTTGCCGGGATCGGGCTGTGGGCAGAGGCGGCATATGCCTTTTACGATGACACCATGCTCAGTGACCGGCTGTCGGTAATCGGTGGCATAGACTACTCATTTGCCGGTTTTTATCTCAACCTCCAGTATCTGCACGGCGATTTTCCGCTTGCCCGGCTTCAGACTGAGCCGGTGCGGGACTTTCTGCTTGCCGGACTTGAGCACCGGTTCATTTCGGACCGGCTGCTGGTCCGGCTCGGCGGGGTCCTGGAGCTGGAAAAGCGCTCATTCGGGCTGATACCGCTGGTGCGAATTACACCGGTAAGCGGACTGAACCTGGAGCTGACCGGACTGGTGTTTTCCGGAAAAACCGGTTCCGCATTTGCACCTCTGGACCGGGTGCGGGAACTGGGTTTTGGAATCAGTTATCAGTTCTG is a window from the candidate division WOR-3 bacterium genome containing:
- a CDS encoding FlgD immunoglobulin-like domain containing protein; this encodes MSPLVTRLYQPAPNPFLRRTVVCYSLAQAGPVSLQILDLSGRVVRTLVNAIQKPGVYRLVWDGQDGSGRALAGGVYFCQFCAGAHRQTVKLLFGR
- a CDS encoding riboflavin synthase, giving the protein MFTGLVEAQGKVRRITAAGARRYLEITAPFAAELKPGESVAVNGCCLTVTRVTATGFETEATAPTLSQTTLGSLRTGAQVNLERALKAGDRLGGHILLGHIDEVARVKSVQRGTGAIRLVIAVRPENRRYLVEKGSIAVDGVSLTIQHCRQNEFTASIITHTWENTTLKHLRPGSKVNIEYDILVKSAQRAGISAR
- the ribD gene encoding bifunctional diaminohydroxyphosphoribosylaminopyrimidine deaminase/5-amino-6-(5-phosphoribosylamino)uracil reductase RibD — encoded protein: MPRWTEADRRFMLEALELAFQGCGLVSPNPMVGAVLVKEGKIVGRGYHRRFGSAHAEVEALRAAGSRAKGATLYVTMEPCCFEGKTPACTDALLRAGIRKVIAAMLDPNPKVNGAGVRCLRRQGITVEVGLLAKAARRLNEAYITYMSEHRPFVMLKVAATLDGMMATDEGESQWITGERARAVGQFLRLMADAVLVGVNTVIKDNPRLTCRLNGEKRLHRIVLDSSLRIPPDSRLFAEPGPVLVFTACRQQNRIRMLEGKGAEVVRVRLDRRNRLNWQDILNELYHRQIASVLIEGGATVASSALEAGVVDKAYIFQAPRILGPGKLFSAGLRPRSLNTAITLRDVRHVELGDDILTEGYVYRFS
- a CDS encoding acylphosphatase codes for the protein MSATGNKASLSAYVAGRVQGVFFRMFVLKEARTLGLTGRVRNLPDGRVEVNAEGEREKLEKLVAKLHQGPPGAIVENVKLEWGEYLHEYDDFQIDYR
- a CDS encoding iron-sulfur cluster assembly protein, whose translation is MSTGKNRWWRLVAVLLLVIAGSVLVILPHWLRFGRRAVTPLVLQGRGRLPGGPAPDTLLLLYRLSLVSDPELGSDIFRLGLVESLDFDTLGNVRVVLGLTTPYCPFIEPLGRAVLETLVNTPGINGVTVRVDPQIRVRR
- a CDS encoding sulfite exporter TauE/SafE family protein, producing the protein MSPGLFVRAVMLGLSAGTSCLGFCLPVVLPVLAGSDRAGFYPAAVRLLSFLAGRLVAYLLFGILAGLAGARLSGPVFLRTAALPVIYLLLGGLMIIYGITVFDPFTRLRFCRLIQPQLNSGRFPFLLGLLAGASPCPPFLLALATVLDYAGVLSGALFFLVFFLATSVYFLPLLFAGFLVRWDPPRSAARIVAVVTGFYFVVLALRTLLSVF
- a CDS encoding SBBP repeat-containing protein; its protein translation is MQSRKWCGLLIAIGSAVLQPALHPGYYVFAQVWVRTYDGPANGMDNCYSLALDSSGCLLLTGYVTLVDQGETVPAYCTMKYTGSGERQWVKFFPRGFGLTITADSEGNAIVAGDSFVLKYSSEGEQLWVRHCGPAFWGSDVAVDTRRNVYVTGYYLDTRYAITIKYDANGNEEWIRVDSAGNWFVSMAVDSLNNVYCGGYSYADGRWAYRIVKYKSSGEREWGISEELLNGVINKVRLSDCSDLYVVGSLLNESGPYAAATVKYDSNGVRQWVRFFEGPGYDVGQTLAVDRNGNCYVAIGTAERPGMVTNFDIVLVKYAADGTEIWQRRYTGYGGDDYPFAIGVDAQKNIYVCGYSDSRRSDTVLRSDYLLLKYDSLGNLQWEARYYEGENWGWAYDLEIDPTESCVYTAGYVTKKKNGCFDYDWCTIKYLASGPGITENEPVVNSTPIMVVSNPARSCFRIRSRLGLSSLGFYDITGRLIMSYPVRGQVDLTCYLIGVCPGVYLIKGVTAEGVLTSKLIVR
- a CDS encoding replication-associated recombination protein A, yielding MRPKELDSIVGQEHLLGRDKPFRRMLERGELHSMIFWGPPGSGKTTLALAIAQYTAADFIQISAVSSGVADIRKAVKRAQDNRQLFRRRTILFIDEIHRFNKAQQDALLPYVESGVITLIGATTENPSFEVIAPLLSRCRVYVLNQLRPEELKVLMRRALESEQGLAGLKPEVGDDVLDYFTVIAQGDARVALTALELAVISTEPDETGKRRVTWELAQEIVQRKFLLYDKGGEEHYNLISALHKSLRDSDPDGALYWLARMLEAGEDPLYIARRLVRFASEDIGLADPDALLVANAAKEAVDFIGMPEGNTALAQAVIYLALAPKSNAVYQAYLRAKQDALNSLTEPVPLHLRNPVTPLMENLGYGKGYKYAHDFPDARVEQEHLPDSLRGRRYYFPTGRGFEAELKKRQRRPDREEGTD
- a CDS encoding MarR family transcriptional regulator, coding for MMILLTLLRLNRTSMNQLVQTLGLSRANASGLVDRLVRKGLIERRRSEQDRRLVLIQLTSEGQRLAHHLARQNRQGLRRMMKRIPEADLKVFIQTLEQLALGLADGD
- a CDS encoding MMPL family transporter translates to MRWLPRLVYRYSVWITAGVGLLTLVLGYFLKELKIDAEVTRMMPAGEAGVEVLRVVDREFGGSEQAIVVIESESLFSPTVLSGIERLVEQLSAISTVNQVTALNNLQDVRGSGDEVVISRLIDSIPSTRAGLESLRARVLADRRYRGRLVAEDGKAALILVRLRPDVDKAQAIRQIETAVKQAHFPGRVSLAGSPALMEFVRRWMVADLLKLIPLVVLVLLMVLGVASRTWGGTLLPLLVVLVAVVWTMGLVGLFRQPVTIVMVVLPPILLAVGSAYGIHILERWQQESRNGLDRREVVERAVGRTGVPVFLAMVTTAAGFAANLVMKVVAIRVFALFAVVGIAVSFVLAVVFLPALLMLLPVKPARVRSETPSRSARWLGQFAQRIIRFRTTVLIIAVFVFVIALLSGSRVRPETDFVRYFKSGSEPARAAEIVNRQFGGELQFEILVEGDIQDPAVLSQMEKFSSDLEQIEHITHISSIVEVLKSTNRAFNQNRQDAEVLPQNRDEVAQYLLLLSFSGSDYLASLVTPDYRLARITAQFNEHSSAELGRAIREIRALIRRDFGPEVRVRLGGVPLAIYALHEGIATSQLWSIIAALLAVVALVAVMFRSLRLGLAAVLPVGFTLAMAFGLMGLFGIRVDVVSAMLGSIAVGIGIDYSCHLIARFREESGEKDIRSRLTRTVQAVGPPILTNALAVGLGFAVLGGSSLMIVQKFGLLIAGAMLFSGFAALLLVPAVLAGVLKTNQGDKK